A single genomic interval of Armatimonadota bacterium harbors:
- a CDS encoding 6-pyruvoyl tetrahydropterin synthase family protein, whose protein sequence is MPVTVSKEFRWEMGHRLPYHPLCRNVHGHSYRMVVEVTGEPDEGGMVVDFGDIAACVRPIVDRMDHAFMLDPTDSAMREFLCGQGLKILEVPFHSTAENIATWLGESVAKDLLARPNVSRLRLLVYETGTSCAIWIKSKDVNR, encoded by the coding sequence ATGCCCGTGACCGTTTCCAAGGAGTTCCGGTGGGAGATGGGGCACCGCCTGCCTTACCATCCGTTGTGCCGGAACGTCCATGGCCACTCCTACCGCATGGTCGTGGAGGTGACGGGCGAGCCTGACGAAGGCGGCATGGTCGTCGACTTCGGCGACATCGCGGCCTGCGTCAGACCGATCGTGGACCGGATGGACCATGCTTTCATGCTGGATCCGACCGACTCCGCGATGCGGGAGTTCTTGTGCGGACAAGGGTTGAAGATCCTTGAAGTCCCGTTCCATTCCACGGCGGAGAACATCGCGACGTGGTTGGGCGAGTCGGTGGCCAAGGATTTGTTGGCGCGTCCGAACGTCAGCCGCCTTCGTCTCCTGGTCTATGAAACGGGAACGTCTTGTGCCATCTGGATCAAGAGTAAAGACGTAAACCGGTAA